A DNA window from Eptesicus fuscus isolate TK198812 chromosome 8, DD_ASM_mEF_20220401, whole genome shotgun sequence contains the following coding sequences:
- the LOC103298618 gene encoding jun dimerization protein 2-like, translating into MMPGQIPDPSMTMGSLSGLAPLTRLPSSALTAEELKYTDIHNIGAMITPLHFLEVKLGKRLQPAKSELEEEQERRKGRREKNKVAAAPCRNTKKERKECLQWESEWLELMSAELKTQMEELKQERQQLILMLNWHCPTCIVRTHSVKTPDSKGNPLLEPLEKK; encoded by the coding sequence ATGATGCCAGGGCAGATCCCAGACCCTTCCATGACTATGGGCTCTCTATCAGGGCTCGCCCCCCTGACCAGACTCCCCAGCTCGGCCCTGACTGCAGAGGAGCTGAAATACACTGACATCCACAACATTGGGGCCATGATCAcccctttgcacttcctggaggTGAAACTGGGCAAGAGGCTTCAACCTGCAAAAAGTGAGCTAGAGGAGGAACAGGAGCGGAGGAAAGGGCGCcgggaaaagaacaaagtggcGGCAGCCCCATGCCGGAACACGAAGAAGGAGCGGAAGGAGTGTCTGCAGTGGGAATCTGAGTGGCTGGAGCTCATGAGTGCGGAGCTGAAAACCcagatggaggagctgaagcaggagcggcagcagctcatcctgatgCTCAACTGGCATTGCCCCACCTGCATCGTCAGGACCCACAGCGTTAAGACCCCCGACTCCAAAGGCAACCCCCTGCTGGAGCCGCTGGAGAAGAAGTGA